ccagtagtagcctatgtgttcttcctttctctctcccaacgCACTGCAGTTGTGGCATGGCATTTATGGAAGGGTTGCTATGGTTACAGTGACATCTGGATGGATGATGTTTTGgtgacatacagacaggcaaaaaATACAACGCTAATTCTACTACTAATTTACAACTGCCTGTAGGTTAAATGGCAGCTTTGCTCATGATGCTGAAGTTTGACCAGAGATAGACATGTCATTCTGTGCAGATACATTTTTGGCTCTTGTCAAATGGGATGATTTATGATTCAGTTGGAGTTGGTTCAGATAGATTTGGTATTGTTGGAGTCGTTATCTTCAGAGGTCAATGGATACGCAGTTCCTAATCAGCAGATTTGGGGTCAGATGGATTTGGTTCATTTGGAGTCAGTTCAGAAGATTTTGATCCTGGTGGACTTGGTTGAAATGGATTTGAGAAGGTTGAGAAGGATCTGGCTCATTTGCAGTTGGTTGAAATGAATTGGTTTCAGTGGGAGTCGGCTCAGGTGGATCTGATTCTAAAGGACTCGTGTGGTATTCCAGATCGTTGGCCATCAGAGGGGATTCCCAGAGCGCATCCATGGACACAAGATAGGGAGGCACATCTACGAGGCAAACCAGACATTTTCAATATAATCTGTGTGACAGCTCATTAGATTACATTAgattcacagtgtgtgtgtgtgtgtttgcacaaatGTTCTGTGATGTTCTGGATAATGCCACAAACACcttctgtgcatgcatgtgtgagtgtgtgtgcgtgtgtgaggtgtggtgtgtgaggtgtgtgtgtgtgtgtgtgtgtgtgtctttgtatatGTCTAAATACCTGCTGCTTTGGCCCTCTTTGAACGAGTGATGACAAGTAGAAGTAATGATGACAGGATAACCAGGACAAACAAAGCCGCAATTCCATAGATTACTGCGGAAGACACACAAAGAACAAGAACATGGGAGCATGAGAACaaggagcctgtgtgtgtgtgtgtgtgtgtgtgtgagtgtgtgtgtgtgtgtgtgtgtgtgtgtgtgtgtgtgtgtgtgtgtgtgtgtgtgtgtgtgtgtgtgtgtgtgaaagagagagagagattatttaCTTATACGCCACAGGCCCGAGGAACTCTCTATGATGGGGACAGGAGTGGAGAACCAAACCTGGTCTGGCATGAATGAACTTCGTACTTAGAAATGtcatggatggagagagagagagagatagagagagactgatCAACTCATTTCAATGATATGGAACATGTGAAAATTTCTGTCAAATCCTTTGCTGTGATTATGCAttagttgttttattttttggtaATAGGATGTTTAACACTCAGAGATggtttggttacactttacttgacatttttgacataagagtgacatgacactgtcatgaacgtgtcatagaCAAGACATAAaagtttatgacataacgcttatGTTATTAAGAGACATTCGTTTTTgacataacaagttagggtcagggttagagttagggttagggttcatgtgtcatgacagtgtcatgtgttcactCTGTCACTCTGTCATGTGGTGCATCTGGCACTGTTCTCCGTAGCTGAGGTGGTGGAGATGACCTTCCTATCAatttaaatttacagaaaataAATGGTGGTCTCAGTGGTATCTAGTGGTGTGTATCAGTATATAAACTTGTGTTTGTAGTTACTTCTGGTCTCAGTGGTATCTAGTGGTGTGGGCCAGTATATaaacttgtgtgtgtactgtagttaCCTGTGGTCTCAGAggtatttagtgtgtgtgtatcagtataTAAACTTGTGTTTGTAGTTACCTCTGGTCTCAGTGGTATCTAGTGGTGTGGGCCAGTATATAAACTTGTGTTTGTAGTTACTTCTGATCTCAGTGGTATCTAGTGGTGTGTATCAGTATATAAACTTGTGTTTGTAGTTACCTGTGGTCTCAGAGGTATCTAGTGGTGTGGACCAGTATATAAACTTGTGTTTGTACTGTAGTTACCTGTGGTCTCAGAggtatttagtgtgtgtgtacttgtgtttgTAGTTACCTGTGGTCTCAGTGGTATCTAGTGGTGTTGTTGGCTGTGGGGTTATTACAGATGTGGGCCGTGTATCTGGATggttatgagaaaaaaaataacacaaaatcaAGGGTGAAAATGTAAAGTTGATTATTCAGGAATAAAACTATTCTGTGTCAGATGGGgataacattattaaatgtacAGCTTCATACCAGTAACATTAGTGATAATTATTAATACTGGATGTCTGCTGTTCTTGCAGTGTCTTTCCAAAATCCACTACATTTCCCAGTGAAATCGTATCATGTAAAACAGTTGTGGGTATGATAATTTGGCTTGATTTCGTACCTTCAGCCTCAATGGCAGATGGATTTGTACTTGTGGTGAGGAGTTTTACTGGGTTTGTCGTGAGCCCTGTGAACGAGCAAGAAGAACATGGTCTCAGTGGTATCTAGTGGTGTGTATCAGTATATAAACTTGTGTTTGTACTGTAGTTACCTCTGGTCCCAGTGGTATGTAGTGGTGTGGTTGGCTGTGGGGTTATTACAGATGTGGGCCGTGTATCTGGATggttatgagaaaaaaaataacacaaaatcaAGGGTGAAAATGTAGAGTTGATTATTCAGGAATAAAACTATTCTGTATCAGATCAATTGTATTGTATTATCAATTGTACAGCCTCATACCAGTAACCTCTAACCTCTGTAAGACTGAACAACACAAAAAATCCCACTTTTAACATAAAACATACTGGTATGCTACGTTTGTTGCACGGTAGAACAATTTCAATGAGATGGTATAAACATacattatactgtacatactttacatacatactgcacatgattacatacagtacgtgcatacattacatacatgaatacatacatacatacatacatgcatacatacatacatacataaatgcatacatactagtgctgtcagttaaacgcgttattaacggcgttaatggaaacctattttaacagcgtcaatttttttatcgcgagattaacgttcattttggtgtaacaaacttcgtagttttttcacatgctgttgcaacaactagtaacgttagaacaactacaacaccacatcgatctagccagaccggaaactaaacaatacgcactgacgaatggaatggaacagagcgttgtatgtgctgcatacgcccccttttaggggaagatgactgatataatggaaatctatgctgcatcaaagtggagaGCTTAAAGCGTGCTTATAgtaaacttactaaatcttgaaacaaacatgaataaaaggcacaaaataaggttggtgtaagagttatctgtgtgtttatgggattaatgtgaccatgttcatcttttgaaatttgatttgaaataatcaaatagacctatgtcttaaagttcagtcaataaagtaacttgctttgctttcatttgaatcccaatcaagataaacaataattgctttattgttaatatggactcctggaaagttcagaaatgcaaaataatataattttaatcatatgataaaatatgtgattaatcgtgattaactataggaattcagcgattaatcgtgattaaaaattttaatcgtttgacagcactaatacatacatacatgaatacatacatacatacttcacatgcatacacacagtacatacatacatatatacatacatacatacataatacatacatacatactgtacatactgtattattttatatatttattgttGGGATAAGGTGTTTATTTCGTAACTGAGCTCTTACCAGACACGGTGAGCTGGACTCTCTGGATGAGGGCCTTGTATCCGTCCTCTCCTCCGTCCTCTCCTCCATGCTCCCAGCCCGTCTCCACAGCACACCAGTAGTTCCCGCGATCCAGCGTTCCGAGCGCTCCCAGCACGGCGGTGAAGACCCGCGCCTTCCGGTCGTCGTACACGGAGATCCGCCCCCCCCGGACCCAGGTGCGGTCCTCGCGCGCCGACACCCGGGAGTCGCAGCCCTGGTTCCGGAAGGCTTTGCACAGGTACTTGGCGGCATGCAGGTGGGCGTCCAGGTATCGGCAGGTGACGTTCACGGCGTCCCCCGTGTACGCCGTCTTCATCAGGGTCCTCCCGCAGGTGAAGAGGTCTACCCAGAGGAAAGTGCAAAATAAAACCTCCAATTTGTCCTGCCAAAACTCACAAAACAGGcaactcaacacaacacagcacccCATCCCTCCCAATATTGAACACATcccataaatataaacatttacataaaaataaacataaccATCACCTTTTGGTTTGGGGCCACCACAAAACAGGACAAACGCAGATTACAACGCACAATTAGGACAGCTGAAAAAATAATTGGTGCCCCACTGCCCTCCCTCCAGGACTTATACACTGGTAGGACCAGGAAGTGGGCAGAGAACATCACCAAAGACtccacacaccctgcacacaccctCTTTAACCTCCTCCCCTCTGGCAGGTGCTACAGATCCCTGCGCACAAATACAACCAGACACAAGAACAGCTTTTTTCCCTCTGCCATCACTGTACTAAACTGCAGTTAAGTGGGGTCATCCTCTCTTTGGCCATTCACCCACTTATCCCTCACACAGGGGCGGACCTGCCATTAGGCATGGTCCTCGGCCACCAGGGGGCCTCGTCATTCCCCTATCgtatttcgtttttttttttttaaataaatgatcaccgcatccaaacaatatattctaatccataataaagattgaaaaaatattttgcctcATGATTGCTCATAAACTCATCATAAAATCAAATGACTGCAGGTCCGCTTCCTGTCACCATAGCAGCAACTAGCTATCTGAACGAGGTCTTAGTGAGGTGTGGAGTTGAGCGATTGACAGCAGCCATGAAACGTTTCCAGAGTGGaagtgataaaagaaaaagggaggaggaagaatttAGAAAGAAATTGCCTAAATTAACCAACTTCTTCCAGTCGAAGAATTCTTCCACGGAAGAAAGTAATTTGGATAGCTCTTGCACTACATAGCCTattcttctactgatgatgatgatgattatgatgttgaTCTAAGTGAAACAGTCGTGAGGGACAAGATCACTGTCACTGCCGAAGTCCGCACTGGTGCTGTTGGTGCTGCTACGGACACCATTTCAGTAGCAGAAGCTTTGGGTGCAACGAAACCAGTACGTGAGTAGCCCTAACACGATACACTACAGTTATCAGTGACGACCCTGCGTTATGGCAAGACACCGTAAGAGATGCAGAGCGGGTTGAAATCGTTAAAAAAGGCCCTGTGCAAATTAAGAACTTTGAATTCCCCAAAAATGCAGATAAACCACCCAGAAGATTCACGGTTGAACATTATTACATGACCAtgaaaaattaagaaaaaataaacagaaaatggcTAGTTTATTCGGTCAGTGCAGACGCTGTTTATTGTTTTGGATGTCGGCTTTTTGGAAGATCGAacacctcactctcactctctttttctccctctcttcttcacaTATAGCTTTCATAGACTCTCATACATAGCTACATAgagtatattcacacacagagaccccaaACCCctagccttctctctctctctctctcactcacacacacacacacacacacacagacacacacaccattcataaTTGTAATACTTTCAAAGGTTTTTACTAATGTTTTTTGATTGTCATCTATGGCaataaatatttgttgtatttgaGTATGCCTCAGCGTCCCattattacagaaaaaaagtgtgttttagttttagggttctgttgtgtgtgtgggggggggctcgGAGGGGCCTCGGAATCTTTTGCCTTGGGCCTCAAAGTGTCCAGGTCCGCcctcacacattacattactatCATCCCAATATGCATCttgcacacattacattactatCATCCCAATATGCATCttgcacacattacattactatCATCCCAATATGCATCttgcacacattacattactatCATCCCAATATGCATCttgcacacattacattactatCATCCCAATATGCATCttgcacacattacattactatCATCCCAATATGCATCttgcacacattacattactatCATCCCAATATGCATCttgcacacattacattactatCATCCCAATATGCATCttgcacacattacattactatCATCCCAATATGCATCTTGCACACATTACATGCATACATTTGCAATATTACTTCTGCACTTTATATCCACTCCACTCCATGTGTCCATGTGGCTTGATACTATGGCTTATTTGTatattgtattttgtatattatgTTAATAGGTTGATATGTGCCTACATGTAtatattgtacagtatgtgtcttttTACTAATGGCTATTGAATGTTTTACCACTACATGTCTATTTGTACTAGTACATGTACTCTCAACATGTGCCTTCCAACTAAAAGTATTATCCTGGTGAATTCATAGGTACTTGTATGAGCAGATAATGTGTGATTCATGTCTGACCACAGTGGAGTGTGGCACCCTACTAAAGAACTAGTGTCCAGAACCATCTCGTAAGTCTGAGAGACATTTAAGATGAATGGGTCACATCGCATCACGGCACAAAGTTTCCTATTTCTGAGAAATACATCTTTATGCAGTAGGCTAAGGATAGCAATGTCATctgaaaatataaaaaacaaagtTCCCAGGGTGACTGTTTGAGCATTAATTTGTGTACCGTGTGATAGATTTTTAGAGTCAATTGATTACTATTAAGGTCATAAATAATGGCAACCCTGATTCCAAAAACATTTCCAAAACATTTACAGCAAAGGCCTTTAGAGTGCAGACCTGATATTATGTTTGGATATTTGCTAACTCCATGCCTATAAAATCCATGGCAAAATAATGGCATaagtcatttttttgttttaagtttttcagaaaacacaaaaaagttaaccaaaaatggaaaaatgatgatttaggaaaaaaaaaaaaagaaaattgtcAGAAAAATGACTTAAGACATTATTTTTAGAAGGTGATGATATTAGAGATGCAATATTTCAAACCATGTTCGGTTATGACCCCGATTGGTGTGCTTACAGTGCACTCCCTAAAAAAGGAACAACAGGTTTCACTAAATATAATGAAATGACAAGTAAGAATTTTCTCttttaaatgtagtggagtTAAAGCATAAAGTCCCTCCACATAGAAACATACAGATACAAAGTTACTTTAATAAGTAGCATTAATAAGTTACAGAAATGAATTACATTTACTTTGTTACTGTCCACCACTGCAAAATAGTAGTGGGCTGCTCTGATTCAATAATCTGAAACATCAACTACACTATTCATCTTAACCTAAAAAATACAGCCATAGTCTTTACTGGTTCATTTGGTCATAATGGCTTGTAACACATAAAGAAGCATCTACAGTAATCGACATATTaagaaagtttaaaagtttattTTCGAGTGGGACACTATAGAAAAGCCGTGACGGGTCAttttaaaatggtgaaatttAGAGTTTATGACCGACTTATTGAAATTTAGTAGTTTTGACATTCTTGGCAGTTTTAGTGgaaaataaaggaaaataaACCAAAATCAGCTGTCAAACTAAACTAACAGAGACAGAAATATTAAGCACTGGTCCCCACCTTCACTGAGACAGGCAGTAATAATATTTCTTGCTGACTCCATGCTCATTCACTTCCTCATTTTCCCTAATGCTGACGAACACATCTGCAGATGGATTTCCCAATCCGAATCTTGTGGCTTGTGATTGATTACGAGGAACATAAAGGGACAACCAATCAGTGGTGATCTGTCATAAATGGACAACCAATCAGTGGTGATCTGAGGAAGGCTACTGGGGTTCAGACAGAAGCAGTCCTACCACATATATGCTGcgaccataataataataatactaataaaaatacatggttttatatagcgcctttctagAAAACTCAAGGTTGCTTTACAAGAAGgggtggtaagtgtgtgtgtgtgtgtgtgtgtgtatctatctgtgtgtgtgtgtgtgtgtgtgtgtgtgtgtgtgtgtgtgtgtgtgtgtgtgtgtgtgtctgtgtgtgtgtgtgtgtatgcaagtgcaCTGGGTGGGATTGTGAGGGGAATTAGAGGCCTCAGTGAAGATCTAATCCAGATCCTTTTCAGCCAGGTAGATAAACCAAAGATCAGGTGTGGGTAAGAGACATAAAGGTATTACACTCTTTAAActaatgtgttgtttttaacagatctctgtgtccagatagggacaatacaatttgtgttgtttccttttttatgtgttgcttgcgttgtttttttttaacacatctttgtgtccacattcgttttaagagtctAGCTAGTATACCTGTAGACTTAACACCTGTGATTTCAACATTTGAAACATCTACCTTGCTGAATAATTACTCTAATTAGAATCCTGCAGACTGTGTTTAATAGAAAGAaaaggatttttatttttattttaaaatggtcTCACCATCCTTGACCTCCAGGTTGACCTCCGACTGCACCGGAGCCTCCTCTCCTCGCACGCTCACCCCACACTGGTACCTTCCCGTGTCCGTCACCGCCAGCCCGGAGATGCTCACGACGAAGTAATGGGTCCCGTCGTCGAGCAACGAGTACCGGCCCTTGGTGAACCACTTGTTCTTCGTGCTGGTGCGTATCAGCTCGGTGCAGTCGCCCTGCTCTCCCCGGCAGAAGTACTTGGGCCGGCTGCCGTACCTGGACTCATACTCGCACCTGATGCTCACGATGCCTCCGCAGTAGCCCACTGCGTTGGTGGAGGAGGACGCTCCTGCCAGTGGTCACATCATGGGTTACTATATATCTAGTATctataccgtgtgtgtgtgtgtgcctgtgtgtgtgtgtatatatatatatatatatatatatatacatttttctctcatatatgaagagtttgtttaaaaaaatgctGTGTCTGCATTTTAGAAAAAATTAATAAGTCATGTGATGTGTATTTCAGATCAATATACAGTAATTGCagttgcagttgtgttgttttgattgagtaaaaacaaatcaaatagCAATAACCCAATTACAACTCCACTGAAATtgcttggaaaacaaaataaaatatatatgaatggaaattcattaaaatggaggatatagggTTTTGGGatcaaactcttcatatataaACATGGCTTGGTTTTATGTTGTTGCTTTAAGTAAATATTACTGGTTAGAAAGTGTTCTTTGCATAAACATTACATGAAACATCACCATGTGTATTGCTAGGATTTTCAGAaccaaaatttaaaaaaaaaatactaatgtTTTTATTAAAAGGATATTCATATCATTCAgtcaaaatgtatacatttacatgtaattGCATTAATTCTATTGTCTGCATTAAGAGGGACTTACCGACATAAAGGCAAACGACTAGAGCCAAGAGATTTAGCATTCTCACGGATATGTCCATTCTGGTCAACGGTCAGTAGTGCTAATggtcctctctccttctcccactcCCTTTATCTCTTTTACCCTTGTAGTTTgtagttaagtgtgtgtgtgtgtgtgtgtgtgtgtgtgtgtgtgtgcgtgcgtgtgtttgtgtgcgtgtgcgtgtgtgtgcgcgtgtgcgtgtgcgtgtgtgtgtgtgtgtgtgtgtgtgtatgtgcacgtgcATGAGTTTTGTTTCCACAAAAGGAACACCGTTGCACAATTTttattcttcctcttttttaGAGCTACCAAGAGTAACACCCTTATCTAAATTAGAAGATGCCACATGTGTgggcatatttgtgtgtgtgtgtgtgtgtgtgtgtgtgtgtctcccatgACAACAGATTTGGGCCACTCTGAAtaaaaggtgccaataattctgttTGTGACGTTTATGGCCCACCCCTTAGAAGCCTTCTTGTTTATCTTTATTTGGATGACGCTTTAGTACACTTTAGTTACAGATGTCAATTAATTGCAGGGTCAGATATCCCGGATCAACTAAgggttaagagagagagagataattttAGGCAATAACACTTTTTTTCAGGATATGGGGTCTCGGTAGTGGACTAGCGGTTGCTACACAGTTGTGGTTAACCAAATCAGAAACCTACACTTCCTCTCCTTGTCTTCTCTTGGTATTTATATCAATATTCAACaagctaagctgcttgactctgattggctaacagctagtcagtttcgtccataacatgacagGTTGGCGACAgctgttatcaactaattttagcttcatggcatgaacttagcttggctagcgagtgctaACATTGTCCAAATAGACATATAATAAATTGAGAAAGTAACCCTGTTTACATttgcttttaaaaatgtgttttatgaGACCTGATCAAAAGCCATCCGTTTTAAATACATGTCTGAACAACCAACAATACACATTCTGATACACTCCGACcactaaaaatatatatatatatatatattaatcaaTAATTGTtatctttaataataatattatacacCATTACAAATTACTTTTTCTTCATGACACTAAACACATTTTCAACTCAATGTCATACGGTCtgtatgtacgtatgtatgattgtatgtatgattgtatgtatgtatgtatgtatgtatgtatatgtattgtatAATGGGGCCTCCTCCACTGTGTCTGTATGAAGCAAGGGGATTCCAGTGTGTGTTATATTTTGAATCCCTCTGATTGCATGAAGTGGTGATGTACATTGTTGTGTCATTCCTGTCTTCATCTGTGACACATCTTCACATTAGCACTAGTGagaggatttgtgtgtgtgtgtgtcacagtagCACTAGTCTCGATTTCCTCTTTCTTAGTTTCTGTCAGATGCAGcagtttctctcttcctctttccatatctctctctctccccccaaacaaattaaaataaatatatcattATAATTTGcattattcacccggcggccagaatgaggctaaagggtacacttgccattacacctcaatccagcagatggtggtggtaatgcactccagaagaagaacaggccagtgaacccttcttctattgcggtgagcttttttttttggcagtttgcaaacggagtgcattaccaccaccatctgctggactgaggtgtaatggcaagtgtaccctttagcctcgtaATGGCCTCCAGGTGAATGAGGCGGAATAATTCTGTCATCTTACACTTACAGTTACCATCTTTGGCCACTAGGGGAATCAAAGCCTCACATAAACATAATTTGTCAAACTAACAGACAAACCATTTAAATGCATACACTACATCTCAAGATGTGGTGAACACACAATCCAGTGCACACGGAATTGCCCTGAATGTTTCAtatacaataaaatacaaaatataaaagAATCGCCAAATCCATAGCAGTAGCATGTCTACAGatg
This window of the Alosa alosa isolate M-15738 ecotype Scorff River chromosome 7, AALO_Geno_1.1, whole genome shotgun sequence genome carries:
- the LOC125297951 gene encoding uncharacterized protein LOC125297951 isoform X1: MDISVRMLNLLALVVCLYVGASSSTNAVGYCGGIVSIRCEYESRYGSRPKYFCRGEQGDCTELIRTSTKNKWFTKGRYSLLDDGTHYFVVSISGLAVTDTGRYQCGVSVRGEEAPVQSEVNLEVKDDLFTCGRTLMKTAYTGDAVNVTCRYLDAHLHAAKYLCKAFRNQGCDSRVSAREDRTWVRGGRISVYDDRKARVFTAVLGALGTLDRGNYWCAVETGWEHGGEDGGEDGYKALIQRVQLTVSDTRPTSVITPQPTTPLHTTGTRGLTTNPVKLLTTSTNPSAIEAEDTRPTSVITPQPTTPLDTTETTVRSSFMPDQVWFSTPVPIIESSSGLWRIIIYGIAALFVLVILSSLLLLVITRSKRAKAADVPPYLVSMDALWESPLMANDLEYHTSPLESDPPEPTPTETNSFQPTANEPDPSQPSQIHFNQVHQDQNLLN
- the LOC125297951 gene encoding CMRF35-like molecule 8 isoform X2; translated protein: MDISVRMLNLLALVVCLYVGASSSTNAVGYCGGIVSIRCEYESRYGSRPKYFCRGEQGDCTELIRTSTKNKWFTKGRYSLLDDGTHYFVVSISGLAVTDTGRYQCGVSVRGEEAPVQSEVNLEVKDDLFTCGRTLMKTAYTGDAVNVTCRYLDAHLHAAKYLCKAFRNQGCDSRVSAREDRTWVRGGRISVYDDRKARVFTAVLGALGTLDRGNYWCAVETGWEHGGEDGGEDGYKALIQRVQLTVSGLTTNPVKLLTTSTNPSAIEAEDTRPTSVITPQPTTPLDTTETTVRSSFMPDQVWFSTPVPIIESSSGLWRIIIYGIAALFVLVILSSLLLLVITRSKRAKAADVPPYLVSMDALWESPLMANDLEYHTSPLESDPPEPTPTETNSFQPTANEPDPSQPSQIHFNQVHQDQNLLN